One window of the Colletotrichum destructivum chromosome 6, complete sequence genome contains the following:
- a CDS encoding Putative berberine/berberine, FAD-binding domain, PCMH-type, FAD-binding, type PCMH, subdomain 2, translated as MRISYLAVATALATLTSAAAAPKQQCHCLPGEKCWPSTVSWDALNATVGGRLVATKPIGSPCHDPTYDAAACAALQSSWTNPLTHIPSSSSVMQTYFANQSCDPFTDRAIPCTLGNYVSYAVDVRCTADVSHALKFAKANNLRVVVRNTGHDFLGRSTGAGALAIWTNHLKTVDFTTWSDKYYSGPAVNVGAGVLGYEILEAAHAKGLAVVSGECATVGLAGGFIQGGGHSALSTEFGLGADQTLAFQVVTADGKTVVASPSQNADLYWALSGGGGGTFGVVTGVTVRAYKAETVGGAAFQLLAATTTPDKFNAAVSKFHELLPNMTDHGAFAVFLHNSQFLVLRPLTVWNSTAAHVRDVVLAPFVKALAEIGITLPIAYSELSYRDHYATYMGPLPQGNLEVARYQFGGRLIPRDVIETNNDEYQKVVRNLTANGVLLAGSVGQYNKPTGAPDNSVHPAWRKAVMQLQLITNWDNAAPWADMEAAQRRMTEEFMPLIQSVTPGSASYMNEADFRQPDWQSAFFGDNYAKLLSIKKKWDPESLFYVLKGVGSEAWNVAPSGQMCRA; from the exons ATGAGGATCTCTTATCTGGCCGTAGCCACCGCCTTGGCTACCCTCacgtcggccgccgccgctcccaAGCAGCAGTGCCACTGCTTGCCTGGTGAGAAGTGCTGGCCGTCGACCGTCTCCTGGGACGCACTGAACGCTACCGTTGGCGGCCGTCTCGTTGCCACCAAGCCCATCGGGTCGCCCTGCCACGATCCCACATACGATGCGGCCGCCTGCGCGGCGCTGCAGTCATCCTGGACGAACCCCTTGACCCA CATcccctcctcgtcttctgtGATGCAGACCTACTTCGCCAACCAGTCCTGCGATCCCTTCACAGACAGAGCTATCCCCTGCACCCTCGGCAACTACGTGAGctacgccgtcgacgtccgcTGCACGGCAGATGTTAGCCACGCTCTCAAGTTCGCCAAGGCCAACAACCTCCGCGTCGTTGTCCGCAACACGGGCCATGA CTTCCTCGGTCGCTCTACCGGCGCTGGTGCTCTGGCCATCTGGACCAACCACCTCAAGACCGTCGACTTCACCACCTGGTCCGACAAGTACTACTCGGGCCCGGCCGTGAACGTCGGTGCAGGCGTCCTCGGCTacgagatcctcgaggcggcgcacGCCAAGGgactcgccgtcgtctcgggcGAGTGTGCCACCGTCGGCCTGGCTGGCGGCTTCATCCAGGGCGGAGGCCACAGCGCTCTCTCCACCGAGTTCGGCCTCGGGGCCGACCAGACGCTCGCCTTCCAGGTCGTCACCGCGGATGGCAAGACCGTCGTTGCGTCGCCCTCTCAGAACGCCGACCTGTACTGGGccctcagcggcggcggcggcggcactTTCGGCGTCGTGACCGGCGTCACCGTCCGCGCTTACAAGGCCGagaccgtcggcggcgcggcctTCCAGCTGCTtgccgcgacgacgacgcccgacaagttcaacgccgccgtctccaagTTCCACGAGCTGCTGCCCAACATGACGGACCACGGCGCCTTTGCCGTGTTCCTCCACAACTCCCAGTTCCTGGTCCTCCGTCCCCTGACCGTCTGGAACTCGACGGCCGCCCACGTTCGCGACGTGGTTCTCGCCCCCTTCGTCAAGGCGCTGGCCGAGATCGGCATCACCTTGCCGATCGCCTACAGCGAGCTCTCGTACCGCGACCACTACGCGACCTACATGGGCCCTCTGCCCCAGGGCAACCTCGAGGTGGCTCGCTACCAGTTCGGCGGACGCCTGATCCCCCGCGACGTCATCGAGACCAACAACGACGAGTACCAAAAGGTCGTCCGGAACCTCACCGCCaacggcgtcctcctcgccggcagcgtCGGCCAGTACAACAAGCCGACCGGCGCGCCAGACAACTCGGTCCACCCGGCGTGGCGCAAGGCGGTCATGCAGCTTCAGCTCATCACCAACTGGGACAACGCGGCGCCGTGGGCCGACATGGAGGCCGCCCAGAGGCGCATGACGGAGGAGTTCATGCCGCTGATCCAGTCGGTGACGCCCGGCAGCGCCTCGTACATGAACGAGGCCGACTTCAGGCAGCCGGACTGGCAGAGCGCCTTCTTCGGCGACAACTACGCCAAGCTGCTGTCCATCAAGAAGAAGTGGGATCCCGAGTCGCTGTTTTACGTGCTCAAGGGCGTGGGCAGCGAGGCGTGGAACGTTGCGCCCAGTGGGCAGATGTGTCGGGCTTAA
- a CDS encoding Putative extracellular membrane protein, CFEM produces MASFLRLVLVLVLGVLAAAVQAQDASSSKPGYPACATKCIASAFAGGFCAPTNQTCICTNEQFQHNVTLCVSVSCTIPEALATKNASLTNCGAPVHNRAESYVVLSNTMAILAAVCVMSRFGYKIVFAGLDVGWDDWFVMATLVAAMPSAVITVHGTTANGLGRDIWTLEPQQITNVLFYFYIMAWLYFLQVTLVKLAIIFFYMRIFPAREVQRVLWATTVFIVVWGFAFVVAAVFQCKPIHYFWTKWDGLHQGSCASANAVSWSNAAISIALDLWMLAIPLWQLRALKLHWKKKVGVALMFIVGTFVTVVSIIRLQSLVDFAKGSNATMDFMDVSIWSTVEICVGIICACLPSIRMILVKLFPGMSGSTLRSKGRQYYQQYGSDVRSKGARSQPRTVGVVTVDRSNSVHDVEDRHIKFQKTFTISYSDSDETDLVPMKDIQRPAKTHQ; encoded by the exons ATGGCATCCTTCCTTCGCCTCgtgttggtgttggtccttggcgtcctcgccgccgccgtacaGGCGCAGGACGCATCCTCCAGCAAACCCGGCTACCCGGCCTGTGCC ACGAAATGCATCGCCAGCGCCTTTGCCGGTGGCTTCTGCGCTCCCACAAACCAGACCTGCATCTGCACGAATGAGCAATTCCAACACAACGTCACTCTGTGCGTATCAGTAAGCTGTACGATACCGGAGGCTCTCG CCACCAAGAATGCGAGCCTCACGAACTGCGGTGCCCCCGTGCACAACCGAGCCGAATCGTACGTCGTCCTCTCCAACACCAtggccatcctcgccgcggTCTGCGTCATGAGCCGGTTCGGCTACAAgatcgtcttcgccggcctcgacgtcggctgGGACGACTGGTTCGTCATGGCGACGCTGGTCGCGGCCATGCCCagcgccgtcatcaccgTCCACGGCACGACGGCCAACGGCCTCGGGAGGGACATCTGGACGCTGGAGCCCCAACAGATCACCAACGTGCTCTTCTACTTCTACATCATGGCCTGGCTGTACTTCCTGCAGGTGACGCTTGTGAAGctggccatcatcttcttctaCATGCGCATCTTCCCCGCCAGGGAGGTGCAGCGCGTGCTGTGGGCGACGACCGTCTTCATCGTTGTGTGGggcttcgccttcgtcgtcgcggccgtcTTCCAGTGCAAGCCCATCCACTACTTCTGGACCAAGTGGGATGGGCTGCACCAGGGCAGCTGCGCCAGCGCGAATGCCGTCAGCTGgtccaacgccgccatcagcATCGCCCTGGACCTTTGGATGCTTGCGATTCCGTTGTGGCAGCTGAGGGCTTTGAAGCTGCactggaagaagaaggtggGAGTGGCGTTGATGTTCATCGTCGGCACGTT TGTGACCGTCGTGAGCATCATCCGCCTCCAGTCTCTTGTCGACTTTGCCAAGGGATCCAACGCCACCATGGACTTCATGGACGTCAGCATATGGAGTACAGTCGAGATCTGCGTCGGCATCATATGCGCGTGTCTGCCCTCTATCCGTATGATCCTAGTCAAGCTCTTCCCGGGCATGTCTGGCTCGACCCTCCGGAGCAAGGGGAGGCAGTACTACCAGCAGTACGGCAGCGACGTCAGGTCGAAAGGAGCGCGGAGCCAACCGCGCACTGTCGGGGTGGTCACCGTGGACAGGAGCAACTCTGTGCATGATGTCGAGGACCGGCACATCAAGTTCCAGAAAACATTCACAATCTCTTACAGCGATAGCGACGAGACGGATCTTGTGCCGATGAAAGACATTCagaggccggcgaagacTCATCAGTAG